A window of SAR116 cluster alpha proteobacterium HIMB100 genomic DNA:
TGAATCAGTCGGGGCAGATGCTTATTGCCGCGATGCGGCGGTGGCTGTTGAAACTGCCAAAGCACTTATTGCGCAGCGGCGCGAAGCTGGCGCGGCCTAACTGCCTATGGCACAGGTGATGATTCTCTACTGGCGGGATATCCCGGCACAGGTCGTGGCCGAAAAAGGCCGTGGCCGCAAACGTGAGCAAGCTAAAATTGAACTTCACCGGCGCTTTGCATTGGCGATTGATGAAGCGGCAATGCGTGACGGGGCTGACAGCACAGATGATTATCTGGCTGATTGGCGCCGCGGCGAGGCGGTTGAATGTTCAGATGATCTCGATGCAGAAGCCCGTGCTCTTGCTGACCGGTTAGAACAAGAATTTGACGGTAAAACCCTCGCTGGTCTGGTTGAAGCTGGCGGGCGCGCAGGCTGAGCGCGCAGCTGTCATAACGAAAGTCACCTCACCTGAAATCATGTGTCGTAATCGGACAGATGAAAGGCGAAGTTGAGCGATAGCAAAAGCTCAGCAATCGCCACTATCTGCGCATTATAAGGAAAAGATGCCTGTTAGTTGGTCGTCTGAACACACCAGCTACAGAGATAAAGGTGAAGAAAATATGGCAGTTTCCATCGATGATTTGGCAAAAGCAGGTCAGGATTGGTCAATCGAGGTGACGCCCACAGGTGCCACAAAAATCGATAGCTTTGCGGCTTGCCTGCCTGAAGGGACCACAGTTAATGTCACCTTCCTGCCCGGCACTGACCCTCTTGATACAATCGCTGTAGCCAGGCGACTGGCTGATGACGGGATGAATGCTGTTCCGCATATCGCTGCACGCTCGCTTAAAGATGCTGACCAGCTTGATGATTTGGTCAGCAAGATGACCAGCCAGGCAAATGTCTCTGAAGTGTTGGTTATTGGCGGCGGTGTGGATAAGCCGGTTGGAGTGTTTGACAGCTCAATGCAAGTTTTGCAAACCGGGATTCTGCAGAAATATGGCATCACCAGAATTGGTGTGTCTGGCCATCCTGAGGGCAGCCCTGATATCCCTGATGATGCGCTGGCCTCGGCAATCGCCTGGAAGAATGACTTTGCCGCCAAAGAAGGTTTATCACTCTACATGGAAACCCAATTCTGTTTTGATGCAGAAACGGTCCTGACCTGGGAACGTCAAATCAGGTCAGAGGGGAACAGGCTGCCGATTCGTATAGGTATTCCGGGCCCTGCCACAATTAAGACTTTGTTCCGCTTTGCTCAGATTTCTGGCATTGGTCCATCTATGCGGTTTGTGGCCAAGCAGGCCCGCAATGTGGCTAAATTAATGACGGTTCAGGCTCCTGATCAGTTGCTGGCAGGACTGGCAGAGGGGATGGCTGCAGATGAGGACTGTCTTCTCAACCATTTTCATTATTACCCGTTTGGTGGGTTTGCGAAAACGGCTGCCTATGGGCAGGCAGTGGCAACCGGCCAAATCGAACTCACAAAAAAGGGCGGGTTCGACGTCCGCCAGGCGTCCTGACCATCCATATTTATTTGAGCGTTTCGCGAAAGAAAGGCAAGGCACATGACAACCACAACCATCTCATCTCATAAACAAGAAATCACCATCGGGTTTGACTCTCCTTTTTGCGTGATTGGCGAGCGGATCAACCCGACGGGGCGGAAATTACTGGCTGCCGAAATGGCCGCTGGCGATTACAGCCGTGTAATTTCTGATGCCTTGGCTCAGGTTGAAGCCGGCGCAACAATGCTGGATGTGAATGCCGGTATTCCGATGGCTGACGAACCAGCGATTCTGGCGGAATCAATCAAGCTGGTTCAGGATACTGTCGATGTTCCGCTGGCGATTGACAGTTCAATTGTTGAAGCGTTGGAAGCAGGCTTGGCTGTCTATCAGGGGAAAGCTCTTGTGAATTCGGTCACTGGTGAAGAAGAGCGGCTGGAAGTGGTGTTGCCTCTGGTGAAGAAATATGGGGCGGCTGTTGTTGCGATTTCGAATGATGAAACAGGCATTTCTGAAGATGCCAATGTGCGTTATGATGTGGCCAAGAAAATTGTTGAGCGGGCCGAAGATTACGGCATCCCGCGTGAAGATGTGATTGTTGATCCGCTGATCATGCCTGTGGGGGCAATCAATCTGGCTGGTCGCACTGCGCTTGATTTGATCGGTCGTCTGCGGCACGAATTAAAGGTGAACACCACATGCGGGGCGTCGAATATTTCGTTTGGTTTGCCTAATCGTCACGGCATGAATGCTGCGTTCTTATCAATGGCTGCCGGTGCAGGGATGACCTCAGCTATTATGAATCCGCTTCATGCAGAAGAAATGACATCAATTATGGGGGCAAATGTGATGAACGGTGTTGATCCTGAATGTCGTCGCTGGATTTCGAAATTCCGCGAAGCCCCTGCCGAAGGTTCAGGCGGACGTGAACGGCGTGCAACCCGCCGCCGTGCGCGGGCCTGATCAAGGCGGCAGTTCTGGTAACCAAAATCTGATACGGGGAATAGTGACGTGGCTGATGTCAAAATTGTGTTTACCCCGTCTGGCCGCCAAGGCCAGATAGCTAAAGGCACAAATCTGCTGAAAGCAGCTCGCCAATTGGGTGTGGATATCGATTCTGTTTGTGGTGGCCGGGCGATGTGTGGCCGTTGCCAGATTGATGTTGGTGAAGGCCAGTTTGCCAAACATGGGATCACCTCATCTGCAGAAGCCCTCAGCCCGCCTTCTGCCTCTGAAGCGCGTTATGCGGAAAAACGTGATCTGAAACCAGGGCGTCGTTTGGCCTGTCAATGTCAGATTGAACAAGATATCGTTGTTGATGTGCCGGCAACCAGCCAGGTACATAACCAGCTGGTCCGCAAAGCTGCGGATAACCGGATAATCGATCTGCGCCCGCCTGTGCGGTTATGTTTCATTGATGTGCGCGAGCCTGATATGCACGAACCATCGGGTGATTTGCGCCGGGTTATCGAAGCCCTTGAAGACCAATGGCCTGACCGCGTGTCGGGACCTGTCGATTGTGATTTGCATGTGTTGCAAAAACTGCAGCCTGTTCTGCGTCAAGGTAAATGGAAAATCACGGTTGCCTTGCGCGGGGGACGACAGATTGTGGCGGTCTGGCCAGGCCTGAAAGACCAGATTTTGGGTGCGGCTGTGGATGTGGGGTCAACCACAATGTCTGCCCATATTTGTGATATGAATGACGGGACTGTGCTGGCCTCAACCGGCATTATGAACCCACAGATCCGTTTCGGCGAAGATCTGATGAGCCGCGTATCCTATGGGATCATGAATGAGGGCGGTGCAACAGAAATGACCAAGGCTGTCTGCGAAGGCCTGCAACAGCTTATCGCGGGTGGGGCTGAACAGGCTGGTTTTTCTGCTGATGACGTGCTGGAAGTGGTTCTGGTCGGCAATCCTGTGATGCATCATTTGCTGCTGGGGATCGATCCGGTGGAATTAGGGGGGGCGCCTTTTGCGCTGGCCGTCGATACTGCTGCAGAGATTAAGGCAGATGAAATTGATTTGTCGCTCCATAAGGGCAGCCGCGTTTATATTCTGCCTTGTATTGCTGGCCATGTAGGAGCCGATGCTGCAGGTGTTGTTCTGGCAGAATCACCACAAGAGGCCAGTTCTATTCAGCTGTTAATTGATGTCGGCACAAATGCTGAAATTGTGTTGGGCAATAAAGACCGGCTTTTGGCGGCGTCATCACCAACAGGCCCTGCTTTTGAAGGTGCACAAATCAGTGCCGGTCAGCGGGCTGCCCCCGGGGCGATTGAACGTTTGCGCATTGACCCTGAAACGCTGGAGCCGCGCTTTTCTGTGATTGGTTCTGATATCTGGTCAGATGAAGACGGCTTTGATGAGGCGATTGCCGATACAGGCATCACGGGCATTTGTGGCTCTGGCATCATTGAAGCGTTAGGGGAAATGTATCTGACCGGGCTTATTACTGCTGACGGTGTGATTGATGGTAATCTGGCCAGCCGCACTGACCGGATCGAGGCTGATGGCCGGACGTTCAAATACCGGATCAGCGATACCGTCACGATTCTGCAGAATGACATTCGGGCCATTCAGCTGGCCAAAGCCGCCCTTCATGCTGGTTTTAAATTGCTGATGGACAAGATGGGCATCGACAGGGTTGACCGGGTGGTTCTGGCCGGAGCCTTTGGCACGCATATCGATCCTAAATATGCCATGGTTCTCGGCATGGTCCCTGACTGCTTGCTGGATAATGTGGTTGCAGCCGGAAATTCAGCCGGGGCAGGGGCACGGATGGCTTTGCTGAATACCGGTGCCAGAGATGTGATCGAACAAACCGTCAGACAAATTGAAAAAATTGAAACCGCTGTAGAGGCAGAGTTTCAGAATCATTTTGTCCGGGCTATGGCCTTCCCGCATAAAACAGACCCCTATCCAGAGCTCAGCGCAGCGGTCAGCCTGCCAGAACGTGATCTGACTGATAATGTGCCGTCTGCTGAGGGGGCAGGGCGCAGACGCGGTGCCCGGCGAAGCAGGCGTTCAGAAGCTGTTCACTAATCAAAACCGGTTCAGTTTTTGGCTTTTCGTGACAGGCGTCGCGCAGCTCGCCAGTTATGCAAAGCTGCGCCGAGAATAAAGATAAAGCTGAGCAGATAGCTCAGCCAGATATACAGCCCATAGCCATCCATAAAAAAGAAGTCGGCCATATCAGGTCTCTTTCCTGCGGGTAACGCCAGCCAGTGCTTTTCGTTCTGCCAGCATCCATTTCATCCGGTGCAGTACAATCCAGATGAAAAACAGCTGAAACCCGGCAAACATGGTAAATAGCGGCCACAACATGGACGGATCAATCGCCATGCCGCCAGAACGCAGAATACTGGCAGGCTGATGCAGCGTGTTCCACCAATCCACCGAAAATTTGACGATCGGCAAATTCACGCAGCCCACCAGAGCCAGAATGGCGGCCATACGCGCGCCGCGTTCTGGCCGGTCAAATCCGGTCGCCAGCGCGATATAGCCGATAAAGAAAAACAACAAGACCAGCATAGAGGTCAGCCGTGCATCCCACACCCACCAGGTTCCCCAAATTGGATAACCCCACAGGCTGCCGGTCAACAGGGTCAGGGCGGTAAAGCCTGCACCTATGGGCGCGATGGCCCGCGCCGCAATATCGGCCAATGGGTGCCGCCAGACCAAATAAAACAACGCACATAAGCCAAGGCCCAAATAGCTGGACAGGCCGAGCCAAGCAGATGGCACATGAACATACATGATCCGCACCGCTTCGCCCTGCTGATAATCAGCAGGTGACCCGATAAGGCTCAGATACAGCCCATAGCTGAAACAGATCAGTGCTGACCAGAAACAGATCGGCCGTAACAGTGCCGATAAGTTTCTGAACCGGGTCGGGTTGGCAAGGCTGTCAAAAATTCCGGACATGGTGACTGCTCTGAATACTCTTTTTTTTCGCGGGTGATTATCTTTGTCTTTTTACTTGTCTTCTAGGGCAGATCGCAAGGCTGCAATTGTCGCAACCGGGCTGACCGCCATCAGGAATAAACAGACCGCCCCCAGCAATTTTGCCTGACCGGAAAAACTTTGTCCCGCCAGAAAAGCCTCAGCAATGGATACACCGAAAATCACCACAGGCAGGCTGAGCGGCAATAATAATAGCGCAACCAATAACGCTGTGCGGCGTGCACCAAGGGTTAAGGCCGCGCTGATGGCGCCTAAAAGCGTAAGACAGGCTGTGCTCAGCGCCAGGCTGGGCAGTAATATGGGCAACACAGCCAAAGGCAAATCATAAAGCAAAACCAGCACAGGTGCGAACACCAGCAAAGGCCCTGAAGACAAGATAAACCAGCTGATCAGCCGGGCCAGTACATATCCGCTCAAGCCGCCCGGGATCAGGCAGATCTGTTCCAGCCAGCCTTGCCGGTCATCTTCTGCAAACAACCGGTCAAAGGCGGGCAGGGCGCTCAACAATGCTGATATCCAGATAACAGACGGGCCCAGCATGCGCAGGGTGTCTGCGGATGGGCCAACCGCCAGCGGAAACAGAGCTGCGATCATGACAAAAAAAGCAGCCTGGCCGATATGATCACCAAACGCGCCTCTGCCCAACAACGCTTCACGCCGAATACAGATCAAAAATGCGCCCATCATCTATGCCTCACCAAGGTCAAGATAAAGCGGTTTCAGCCGTTCACTAATCTTGTGATGGCTGGCAATGATACATAAGCCCCCGGCAGCCTTATGGCGCTCCAGCTTGTCTTCTAATGCGTGATGCCCTGCATCGTCCAGGCCGCTGTTTGGTTCATCAAGCAGCCACAGACATTTGTGTGACATAGCAAAACATAAACGGCTGAGGGCAACGCGCTGTCGCTGGCCAGTGGACAAGCTGCGCACATCGCGATCAAGGAAACTGGATATAGCGAAAGGGTCATCATCAGCCAGCTTAGCCTTGACCTTGCTGATATCTCCGGCCTCAGGCAGCAAACACAAATTCTGGGCAGCGCTCAGCGGCCCGGCTAACCCGTCTGCAGAACTGTACCAGAAACATCTGACCGCGCCTGACTGGATGGACGTATTGAGCGGGGCTCCGTTACAGCTGATCTGCCCAGAGGCTAGCGGCAGAAATCCGGCCACTGCGCGCAGCAAGCTGGATTTGCCAGACCCGTTTGGCCCGCGCACCACCAGCAGATCGCCACTGCTTAACGAAAAATCCACTCCCTCGTAAATCAGGGTCCGGCCGCGCATCAGCGCTATGCCGCTTCCGTTAAGGGTAATTTGGTCTTGGGCTGTTGTCTTCTCTGCCATGCGCGCGATGGTAAGGGCTGGACGCGCCGCGGTCCAGTGGGGTTTTTCTTCTGCTGGGCTGATTTTTGCGGATGCTGTCTGGTCGTGGTAGTTTCTGCTCTTCTCTTTTTGCTGCTTTTTTGCTATTATCACGCCACTACCGCGGTTCAGGCGCACCTGTCACGGCCGGTTTCAGATATCAGTTAAGTATGGGCGGCAGAAGCCTGTTCATACACATATGGGGAAGGGCAGGCATCGCAGTGACGCGAGGCAGGCCGGAAAGACTTTTGAAGAGAGCAATCATGGAATTATATGCAGCCTATCTGAATGAGATCGAAACAAGAAAAACCCAAGGCCTAAAGCCAAAGCCGATTGATGATGGCGGGCTGGTCACAGACCTGATTGCGCATATCACCGATACGGCCAGCGAACATCGCAGTGATGCGTTGCATTACTTCATCTATAACACCCTGCCCGGGACAACCAGCGCCGCCGGTGTGAAAGCCGCATTCTTAAAAAAGATCATTCTGTCTGAGGCAGAGGTTGCTGAAATCACGCCGTCTTTTGCGTTTGAGCTGCTCTCTCATATGAAGGGTGGCCCGTCTGTAGAGGTATTGCTTGATCTGGCATTAGGCACTGACCAGGTAATCGCCAAAGACGCAGCAGACGTGCTGAAAACACAGGTCTTTTTATATGAGGCGGATACAGCCCGTCTGAAAGCAGCACATGAAGCGGGTAACGCGATCGCCACAGATATTCTTGAAAGCTACGCACGGGCTGAATTTTTTACCGCCCTGCCAGAGGTTGACGAGAAAATTGATGTGGTCACCTACATCGCTGCAGAAGGCGATATTTCAACAGACTTGCTGTCTCCGGGCAATCAGGCGCATTCCCGCTCAGACAGAGAATTTCATGGCAAATGTATGATCTCAGAAGCCGCACAGGCTGAAATTGAAGCGCTGAAGCTCCAGCATCCGGGCAAGCAGGTGATGCTGATTGCTGAAAAAGGCACCATGGGGGTCGGCTCATCACGTATGTCTGGTGTGAATAACGTGGCCTTATGGACAGGACGCCAGGCCAGCCCTTATGTGCCATTTGTAAATATCGCGCCGATTGTGGCTGGGACCAATGGTATCTCGCCTATTTTCCAGACCACGGTCGGGGTAACCGGCGGCATTGGGATTGATCTGAAAAACTGGGTCAAAAAGCTGGATGATCAGGGCAATCCTATCCTGAATAATGACGGTAATCCGGTTCTGGAACAAAAATATTCAGTTGAAACCGGCACAACCCTGACCATTGATACAAAAAAACAGAAGCTCTATGCGGCTGAAGATGGTGAAGAGCTGGTGGATATGGCTGCCTCTTTCACCCCGCAGAAAATGGAATTTATCCGCGCGGGCGGGTCATATGCGATTGTGTTCGGCAAGATGCTGCAGAGCTTTGCTGCTGAAATCCTCGGTGTTGAACCAGCCCCTGTGTTTGCCGCGTCAAAGATTGCCAGCCATGAGGGCCAGGGCCTGACAGCTGTTGAAAAAATCTTTAACGCGAATGCGGTTGGTGTAGCGACGGATGCGCCTCTTCATGCCGGCTCTGATGTGCGGGTAAAGGTGAATATCGTCGGATCGCAGGACACCACCGGCCTGATGACCTCACAAGAGCTGGAAGCAATGGCAGCAACCGTCATTTCGCCAACCGTGGACGGGGCGTATCAGTCCGGTTGTCATACCGCTTCTGTGTGGGATTTCAAGGCTCAGGAAAACACGCCCAAGCTGATGAAATTCATGCATAAATTCGGCCTGATTACAGGCCGTGATCCAAAAGATGTGTATCACCCGATGACAGATGTGATTCACAAAGTCCTGAATGATATTACGGTTGATGACCAGTCCATTATCATTGGCGGGGATTCTCATACCCGGATGTCAAAGGGTGTGGCGTTCGGGGCTGATTCAGGCACGGTTGCGCTGGCACTGGCCACGGGTGAGGCGACCATGCCTGTCCCTGAATCAGTGAAGGTGACCTTTACCGGTCAGATGGCAGATCATATGGATTTCCGTGATGTTGTGCATGCCACACAAGCCCAGATGCTGGCCCAGTTCGGCGATAATGTCTTTCAGGGCCGTGTGATAGAGGTGCATATCGGCACATTGCTGGCGGACCAGGCCTTTACCTTTACTGACTGGACTGCAGAGATGAAGGCAAAAGCTTCAGTCTGTATTTCTGATGATGAGACGCTGATCGGATCGCTGGAAATTGCCCGTGACCGGATTCAGATCATGATTGATAAAGGCATGGAGAATGATGCCGGCATGCTGCAGGGTCTGATTGACCGCGCCAATGCCCGTATTGCCCAGATTAAGTCTGGTGAAAAACCGGCCCTGGCCCCTGATGCAAATGCAAAATATGCTGCTGAGGTGGTGGTTGATCTGGGTGCGATTAATGAGCCAATGATTGCCGACCCTGATGTGAATAACGCCGATGTGTCCAAACGCTATACTCATGACACGATCCGGCCGATTTCCTGGTATGGCGGGGATAAAAAGGTGGATCTGGGTTTTGTCGGGTCCTGTATGGTGCATAAAGGTGATGTGAAGATTGTGGCCCAGATGCTGCGCAATCTGGAACAGGCAGGCCAGGCTGTGGCGTTCAAAGCCCCTCTGGTGGTCGCCGCCCCGACCTATAACATCATTGATGAGCTGAAAGCCGAAGGCGACTGGGCGATCCTGCAGAAATATTCAGGTTTTGAATTTGATGATGCCGCGCCGAAACAGACCAGCCGCACAGAATATAAAAATATCCTGTACCTTGAACGCCCGGGCTGTAATCTATGTATGGGGAACCAGGAAAAAGCAGCTAAGGGGGATACGGTTCTTGCCACCTCAACCCGCCTGTTCAAAGGCCGCGTGGTGGAAGATGCAGACGATAAAAAGGGTGAATCGCTGCTGGCCTCAACCCCTGTTGTGGTGCTGTCTGCCATTCTTGGCCGTACGCCGACGGTTGATGAATATAAGCAAGCCGTGGTCGGCATAGACCTGACCAAATTCGCCCCACCGGTTCAGGCCCCGGCCACCACAAATTCAGCTCATTTTTAAGCTGAGACGGTGAGTGGGGCGTCTTGATAAGCCCCCACTGCCAAACATCAGATGGTTAACCCAGCCCCTTTGCGTTATGTGAAGGGGCTGTTTTTATGGGGGGAGCGTTTCTGCCCGCCGTTCACAGCCTAATCTTCCTATTCCCCCATTATTTGACTCACAGCCCTGTGCTGGGTAAGGGTTGAGAGGTGCATAATTACCGCCTTTACCACAACCTCACGGCGACCTGACTGTAACGCAGCCGCTTCATATCTTACATACCTCACCCTCTCCGCCTCTTTCCCTGTCTACCGGTTTTTCTCTTATGTCTCTTTCGTCCTCATCTGCCACTGTCAAATGCGTTCTGGGGCCGACCAATACCGGCAAGACCTTTTATGCGATGGACCGGATGCTGGGCTATAGCTCTGGCATGGCGGGGTTTCCTTTGCGGCTGCTGGCGCGCGAGAATTATGACAAGCTGGTTGCCCGCCTTGGCCCGGGCCAGGTCGCGCTGATTACGGGAGAGGAAAAAATCATCCCTGCCAATGCCCGCTATTTTTGCTGCACGGTGGAAGCGATGCCGCTGGAACGGTCAGTTGATTGCCTGGTTGTGGACGAGATACAGCTCTGCGGCGACCGTGAACGCGGCCATATTTTTACAGACCGTCTGCTGCATGCAAGGGGCCGCCACGAAACATTATTGTTAGGCGCACACACGATGCGGCCTTTGCTGGAAACCCTGCTGCCAGAGGCAGAGTTTATCAGCCGCGATCGCTTCTCTCGCCTGTCCTATGCCGGACAGAAGAAAACCACCCGCCTGCAGCGCCGGTCTGCCATTGTCGCCTTTTCAGCCTCTGAGGTCTACCGGCTTGCCGAACTGGTCCGCCGCCAGCGTGGCGGGGCAGCTGTGGTGATGGGCGCGCTGTCGCCGCGGACCCGCAATGCCCAGGTAGAGCTGTATCAGAATGGCGATGTGGATTTTCTGATTGCAACAGATGCGATTGGTATGGGGCTGAATATGGATATCGGCCATGTCGCGCTGGCTGATGATATGAAATTTGACGGCCAGTCGATGCGACGCCTTGCACCCTCTGAGCTGGCCCAGATTGCGGGCCGGGCCGGGCGCCATACCACAGACGGGACCTTTGGCGTGACCGAAGATTGCCGCCCCCTGGAACAAGAGGTCATTGACGCGATTGAAAGCCATTATTTCCCGCCTGTGCGCCAGCTTTACTGGCGGGCACGGAACCTGAATTACAATACGCTGGACGGGCTTTTGAAATCACTTGAGGCTGCCCCGCCTTATGCCTTTATGGCCCGAAAAGGCGACGGTGTGGATCACCTGACGCTGCAGGCCCTTGCAGATCGTCCGGATATCCGCGAGCTAGCGGACAGCCCTGGCCGTTTGCGCATCCTGTGGGATGTGGCGCAAATCCCTGATTTCCGGAAAACCCTGACCGACAGTCATGTGGTGATGCTGGCGCGTATTTTTGACAATCTGGCCCGCCAGGGACAGCTGGATTCGCGCTGGGTGGCGGCTCAATTATCGCATCTGGACAGGCTGGATGGCGATATTGATACGCTGATGACGCGGATTGCCCATATCCGTACCTGGACCTATATCACCCATAAAACCGGCTGGACAGATACAAAACAGGATTGGCAAGAGCTCGCCAAATCGATAGAAGATAGATTATCAGATGAGTTGCATAACCGCTTAACACAACGGTTTGTGGACCGGCGGGCGGCACATCTGTCCAGAAGATTAAAGGAATCGACGACATTGATGGCAGCGGTAAAATTGGACGGTACAGTCCTGGTTGAAGGTGAAGAGGTCGGCAGCCTGACAGGCTTTACTTTCATCCCGTCCTTATCAGAGACAGGCGGCGATGCAGAGGAAAAAGCGATGATCCTGGCGGCTGCCCGTAAAGGCCTGCCAGAGGAAATCGAACGCCGCGTGGCGGCCTTCACCATTTCGGCTGATCCGGCCTTCAGGCTGACAGACAAAGGCCGCATCATTTGGCGGGATGCGGATATCGGCCGGCTTGTGCGCACAGAAAATCTCTATGCGC
This region includes:
- a CDS encoding 5,10-methylenetetrahydrofolate reductase (PFAM: Methylenetetrahydrofolate reductase), with amino-acid sequence MPVSWSSEHTSYRDKGEENMAVSIDDLAKAGQDWSIEVTPTGATKIDSFAACLPEGTTVNVTFLPGTDPLDTIAVARRLADDGMNAVPHIAARSLKDADQLDDLVSKMTSQANVSEVLVIGGGVDKPVGVFDSSMQVLQTGILQKYGITRIGVSGHPEGSPDIPDDALASAIAWKNDFAAKEGLSLYMETQFCFDAETVLTWERQIRSEGNRLPIRIGIPGPATIKTLFRFAQISGIGPSMRFVAKQARNVAKLMTVQAPDQLLAGLAEGMAADEDCLLNHFHYYPFGGFAKTAAYGQAVATGQIELTKKGGFDVRQAS
- a CDS encoding Pterin binding enzyme (PFAM: Pterin binding enzyme), producing the protein MTTTTISSHKQEITIGFDSPFCVIGERINPTGRKLLAAEMAAGDYSRVISDALAQVEAGATMLDVNAGIPMADEPAILAESIKLVQDTVDVPLAIDSSIVEALEAGLAVYQGKALVNSVTGEEERLEVVLPLVKKYGAAVVAISNDETGISEDANVRYDVAKKIVERAEDYGIPREDVIVDPLIMPVGAINLAGRTALDLIGRLRHELKVNTTCGASNISFGLPNRHGMNAAFLSMAAGAGMTSAIMNPLHAEEMTSIMGANVMNGVDPECRRWISKFREAPAEGSGGRERRATRRRARA
- a CDS encoding putative metal-binding protein (PFAM: 2Fe-2S iron-sulfur cluster binding domain) is translated as MADVKIVFTPSGRQGQIAKGTNLLKAARQLGVDIDSVCGGRAMCGRCQIDVGEGQFAKHGITSSAEALSPPSASEARYAEKRDLKPGRRLACQCQIEQDIVVDVPATSQVHNQLVRKAADNRIIDLRPPVRLCFIDVREPDMHEPSGDLRRVIEALEDQWPDRVSGPVDCDLHVLQKLQPVLRQGKWKITVALRGGRQIVAVWPGLKDQILGAAVDVGSTTMSAHICDMNDGTVLASTGIMNPQIRFGEDLMSRVSYGIMNEGGATEMTKAVCEGLQQLIAGGAEQAGFSADDVLEVVLVGNPVMHHLLLGIDPVELGGAPFALAVDTAAEIKADEIDLSLHKGSRVYILPCIAGHVGADAAGVVLAESPQEASSIQLLIDVGTNAEIVLGNKDRLLAASSPTGPAFEGAQISAGQRAAPGAIERLRIDPETLEPRFSVIGSDIWSDEDGFDEAIADTGITGICGSGIIEALGEMYLTGLITADGVIDGNLASRTDRIEADGRTFKYRISDTVTILQNDIRAIQLAKAALHAGFKLLMDKMGIDRVDRVVLAGAFGTHIDPKYAMVLGMVPDCLLDNVVAAGNSAGAGARMALLNTGARDVIEQTVRQIEKIETAVEAEFQNHFVRAMAFPHKTDPYPELSAAVSLPERDLTDNVPSAEGAGRRRGARRSRRSEAVH
- a CDS encoding heme exporter protein CcmD (PFAM: Heme exporter protein D (CcmD)~TIGRFAM: heme exporter protein CcmD), producing MADFFFMDGYGLYIWLSYLLSFIFILGAALHNWRAARRLSRKAKN
- a CDS encoding heme exporter protein CcmC (PFAM: Cytochrome C assembly protein~TIGRFAM: heme exporter protein CcmC); amino-acid sequence: MSGIFDSLANPTRFRNLSALLRPICFWSALICFSYGLYLSLIGSPADYQQGEAVRIMYVHVPSAWLGLSSYLGLGLCALFYLVWRHPLADIAARAIAPIGAGFTALTLLTGSLWGYPIWGTWWVWDARLTSMLVLLFFFIGYIALATGFDRPERGARMAAILALVGCVNLPIVKFSVDWWNTLHQPASILRSGGMAIDPSMLWPLFTMFAGFQLFFIWIVLHRMKWMLAERKALAGVTRRKET
- a CDS encoding ABC-type transport system involved in cytochrome c biogenesis, permease component (PFAM: CcmB protein~TIGRFAM: heme exporter protein CcmB), encoding MMGAFLICIRREALLGRGAFGDHIGQAAFFVMIAALFPLAVGPSADTLRMLGPSVIWISALLSALPAFDRLFAEDDRQGWLEQICLIPGGLSGYVLARLISWFILSSGPLLVFAPVLVLLYDLPLAVLPILLPSLALSTACLTLLGAISAALTLGARRTALLVALLLLPLSLPVVIFGVSIAEAFLAGQSFSGQAKLLGAVCLFLMAVSPVATIAALRSALEDK
- a CDS encoding heme ABC exporter, ATP-binding protein CcmA (PFAM: ABC transporter~TIGRFAM: heme ABC exporter, ATP-binding protein CcmA) — its product is MRGRTLIYEGVDFSLSSGDLLVVRGPNGSGKSSLLRAVAGFLPLASGQISCNGAPLNTSIQSGAVRCFWYSSADGLAGPLSAAQNLCLLPEAGDISKVKAKLADDDPFAISSFLDRDVRSLSTGQRQRVALSRLCFAMSHKCLWLLDEPNSGLDDAGHHALEDKLERHKAAGGLCIIASHHKISERLKPLYLDLGEA
- a CDS encoding aconitase B (PFAM: Aconitate B N-terminal domain; Aconitase family (aconitate hydratase); Aconitate hydratase 2 N-terminus); translated protein: MELYAAYLNEIETRKTQGLKPKPIDDGGLVTDLIAHITDTASEHRSDALHYFIYNTLPGTTSAAGVKAAFLKKIILSEAEVAEITPSFAFELLSHMKGGPSVEVLLDLALGTDQVIAKDAADVLKTQVFLYEADTARLKAAHEAGNAIATDILESYARAEFFTALPEVDEKIDVVTYIAAEGDISTDLLSPGNQAHSRSDREFHGKCMISEAAQAEIEALKLQHPGKQVMLIAEKGTMGVGSSRMSGVNNVALWTGRQASPYVPFVNIAPIVAGTNGISPIFQTTVGVTGGIGIDLKNWVKKLDDQGNPILNNDGNPVLEQKYSVETGTTLTIDTKKQKLYAAEDGEELVDMAASFTPQKMEFIRAGGSYAIVFGKMLQSFAAEILGVEPAPVFAASKIASHEGQGLTAVEKIFNANAVGVATDAPLHAGSDVRVKVNIVGSQDTTGLMTSQELEAMAATVISPTVDGAYQSGCHTASVWDFKAQENTPKLMKFMHKFGLITGRDPKDVYHPMTDVIHKVLNDITVDDQSIIIGGDSHTRMSKGVAFGADSGTVALALATGEATMPVPESVKVTFTGQMADHMDFRDVVHATQAQMLAQFGDNVFQGRVIEVHIGTLLADQAFTFTDWTAEMKAKASVCISDDETLIGSLEIARDRIQIMIDKGMENDAGMLQGLIDRANARIAQIKSGEKPALAPDANAKYAAEVVVDLGAINEPMIADPDVNNADVSKRYTHDTIRPISWYGGDKKVDLGFVGSCMVHKGDVKIVAQMLRNLEQAGQAVAFKAPLVVAAPTYNIIDELKAEGDWAILQKYSGFEFDDAAPKQTSRTEYKNILYLERPGCNLCMGNQEKAAKGDTVLATSTRLFKGRVVEDADDKKGESLLASTPVVVLSAILGRTPTVDEYKQAVVGIDLTKFAPPVQAPATTNSAHF